Proteins encoded together in one Acholeplasma hippikon window:
- a CDS encoding CotH kinase family protein, giving the protein MKIKNILPKSFILVLAAFMLIFTLTTNKAYGSTYMPPDGRFLIAYNESRLAPGINEAEVITNGADGKSQVTGYALEVDINLPTAGIIATYKDHNASVWGMQTVRQQAAAAERKTGLNIVAGVNADFYNMSTGQPIGALVMNGVQYNGASYEPFFAILKDGSAYIGENHEYAAMKDDIKEAVGGSIVMVKNGVLNVPSDLYYDQLNPRTAIGIKADGKVILYTADGRNYPQSVGLSLGDLAQMMKSLGAVTALNLDGGGSTTYVSKREGTGELTLRNVPSDGVERTVSSSLLVYSTAMYDGKFNHASISPTYGLYTPYTELDFNALGVDSAGGPANLPTDLEWRVDDPTFGTINEFGHFVSSGKEGTFTVSLYRNGVNVGSATNEIRIPDEVRFKNPEMSLGFEKVSDLGLQAFHQGRPITINDNDFDFEYDQAMGTFNGRWFTSSDSASLTGTIVAHYKYAPVSGELILTVGQLPVVIYDFEDPETVMSTWNVSTALRNEKGSIEVVDYSSGEPVRFGDKSLKLNFDFTEGLLGTTLGVYAGVATSVDIPGMPTHIGMWVYATPEAQGFWLRMRVYDVTGQIQQVDFSKEGLGIDWLGWKYVEGSLENYSGPFRTLDSQMIRLMMLRSGQPNSMGQMVAGTIYIDDIRVVYGANTDDLVQPIVESVRLNGEEVDGQTFTTNTFTLESYFTDDMTDKYATGMDYDKINVLIDGVNYRGNEHFYALDAGGNRVFLNDIVLPDGEHEIKLIIRDNFGNETEVTRYFNVDTKTANKVRLVPRTEKPILGQQFIVDVTADMVDSVDGLNLVLNSNTQPADVIFNENFEGTYTYNSILKTITIQGERINDTSESLNKVIASVIYNVPANANQNTQMGYSVKSGEITYRDQDPNPNYLSTFSIRPYLSNVVAGLNLSTGIVIHQVEGHYLVTDREGNPVDQAEVFLVTPSGDISLGLTDTDGLLSDEVIPSTIGQTQIYAVKGNEISFKVNVHTVLPFGESASPFNIKVNAAVDGSTAKNISWLTNPTLGTGNSILQMALKSDYNSRGVAVFKNYEGKNVIEQFTGAADVNQRYAVRINYAEALDLQAGKTYVYRVGDGQNWSDTREISTSINNSETNFFILGDVQTHNYQELANSLASINHSKRYDFGISTGDLVDELSKWDPFYQTSRVLAESWIGNVDMISALGNHEYMGDGDGRISGAYYNLPGHENGPVTHYSVRYGSVYIAVINFTQDRAGLINSLEWIVEDANNSDAAWKILVAHQPTYYTNIIGGNGLFYEVVPQYATLAGIDFVFSGHDHSYARTKPMINNVVNQDGTVYVISGSIGEKSYSAWNTPEFNFEIVLDNYDAVYMTVTATDTTFTYNLYETTGVLVDSYTKTKNVDKTGERFYIEGDRLISSVTGYSIPLASYTGFAYVEATGAKKYFIAGNAVKGWFSVSNKTYYAYNDGTIATENITIENADMYFDEDGVFKGGVTGFIEYQGKIRYYVNGEYLTSWQTIEGYVYYFSTADGTMRFGETIIHGETELFDSLGRLQKGRWVYSNSGIQYYFGLQVKGWYQLNDDWYYFSTANGVMRTGQTKISSKDYVFDSTGKLVIGAFVNELSGTRYYWGPNYVTGWQKIDGLLYYFDTLGYMVKGNQTINGISLEFNSDGVFVEKIDYPNGFIESYLGIRYYINNIYQTGWIDYQGHKYFADNQGYLVINRSLNIEGIVYAFDKEGKLINSNNITRLYTVYFVDYNGNPLSIQQIYPGESAFAPIPQTRLGYTFTGWDKSFDEVMSNMYVYATYEKTLVNVNFDIENVTIEGQESFLWNEKTAYDFIVPLGYELFYYDVIGANYKFNGNRIEIINPSEEITIYLWAKPISNLPILMIDTNNIPILDKENYISGSVHLTNADEYEDVYASMGIRGRGNSTWSMPKKPYRIKFDKRVSLLGMKSAKNYVLLADYADKSLLRNYLAHEMASYLNTSYKLQYEHVVVYLNGEYQGIYLLTEQVQIDENRLWIDDKDQAFDAGFLIELDSRDRAMEEGEENFEYIIVTGKYYVIKSPDMRDFSDLVREAKINYIKSYIRDMEQSFIDGTYENYIDIDSAIDFWIIQELFKNNDAAFSSFYFHKEKNGKIKLGPLWDFDIALGNVNYNGNDNPEGLWVETQNVWLKSLLLYNIEFRVKYYSRFLEIIEFYVPMLLNNMNNEANRIREDAIRNFTKWNILDKYVWPNPDPVVSANTYSKQVRYITDFIIIRTEWLRETLKNKLN; this is encoded by the coding sequence ATGAAAATTAAAAATATACTACCTAAATCATTTATTTTAGTATTAGCAGCATTCATGCTAATTTTTACACTTACTACAAATAAAGCTTATGGGTCAACATATATGCCACCAGATGGTAGATTCTTGATTGCTTATAATGAATCAAGATTAGCTCCAGGTATTAATGAAGCAGAAGTTATAACAAATGGTGCTGATGGTAAATCTCAAGTAACAGGTTATGCACTTGAGGTTGATATTAATTTACCAACAGCAGGTATTATTGCAACCTATAAAGACCATAATGCTAGTGTTTGGGGTATGCAAACTGTTAGACAACAAGCAGCAGCTGCTGAAAGAAAAACAGGTTTAAACATTGTTGCAGGGGTCAATGCTGACTTCTATAACATGTCAACAGGCCAACCAATTGGTGCTTTAGTAATGAATGGTGTCCAATACAATGGTGCATCATATGAACCATTCTTTGCGATTTTAAAAGATGGGTCAGCATATATTGGTGAAAACCATGAATATGCTGCAATGAAAGACGACATTAAAGAAGCGGTTGGTGGAAGTATTGTCATGGTTAAAAATGGCGTTTTAAATGTGCCAAGTGATTTATACTATGATCAATTAAACCCAAGAACTGCTATTGGTATTAAAGCTGATGGTAAAGTTATTCTTTATACAGCTGATGGTAGAAATTACCCACAATCAGTAGGTTTAAGTTTAGGTGATTTAGCTCAAATGATGAAATCATTAGGAGCTGTTACAGCTTTAAACTTAGATGGTGGTGGATCAACAACTTATGTATCAAAACGTGAAGGTACTGGTGAATTAACATTAAGAAACGTTCCATCTGATGGTGTAGAAAGAACAGTTTCATCATCATTACTAGTATATTCAACTGCAATGTATGATGGTAAGTTTAATCACGCATCAATTTCACCAACTTACGGATTATATACACCATACACTGAATTAGATTTTAATGCGTTAGGTGTTGACTCAGCAGGTGGACCTGCAAATCTTCCAACAGATTTAGAGTGGAGAGTTGATGATCCAACATTTGGTACAATTAATGAATTTGGACATTTTGTGTCTTCAGGTAAAGAAGGAACATTTACAGTTTCTCTTTATAGAAATGGTGTAAATGTAGGTTCTGCAACTAATGAAATTAGAATACCTGATGAAGTAAGATTTAAAAATCCTGAAATGAGTTTAGGATTTGAAAAGGTAAGTGATTTAGGTTTACAAGCATTCCATCAAGGTAGACCTATTACAATTAATGATAATGACTTTGATTTTGAATATGATCAAGCAATGGGAACATTTAATGGTAGATGGTTCACATCAAGTGATTCAGCGTCATTAACTGGTACAATTGTTGCGCATTATAAATATGCACCAGTATCTGGGGAGTTAATCTTAACGGTTGGTCAATTACCAGTTGTTATTTATGACTTTGAAGATCCGGAAACAGTGATGAGTACTTGGAATGTTTCTACAGCTTTAAGAAATGAAAAAGGTTCAATTGAAGTTGTAGATTACAGTAGTGGAGAGCCAGTTAGATTTGGTGATAAATCACTTAAGTTAAACTTTGACTTTACTGAAGGTCTTTTAGGTACAACTTTAGGAGTTTATGCAGGGGTTGCAACTTCTGTTGATATTCCAGGTATGCCAACACACATTGGTATGTGGGTATATGCTACACCTGAAGCACAAGGCTTCTGGTTACGTATGAGAGTTTATGACGTTACCGGTCAAATTCAACAAGTAGACTTCTCAAAAGAAGGTCTAGGTATTGACTGGTTAGGTTGGAAGTATGTTGAAGGTTCTTTAGAAAACTATAGTGGTCCATTTAGAACATTAGACTCACAAATGATTCGTTTAATGATGTTACGTTCTGGTCAACCAAACTCAATGGGTCAAATGGTTGCAGGTACAATTTACATTGATGATATCCGTGTGGTATATGGTGCTAATACGGATGACTTAGTGCAACCTATTGTTGAATCAGTTCGTTTAAATGGTGAAGAAGTAGATGGTCAAACATTTACTACTAACACATTTACTTTAGAATCATATTTCACTGATGATATGACAGATAAATATGCTACTGGTATGGACTATGATAAGATTAACGTTTTAATCGATGGTGTTAACTACCGTGGCAATGAACATTTCTATGCATTAGATGCTGGTGGAAACAGAGTATTCTTAAATGATATTGTTTTACCAGATGGTGAACACGAAATTAAATTAATTATTCGTGATAACTTTGGTAACGAAACGGAAGTAACAAGATACTTTAATGTTGATACGAAAACAGCAAATAAAGTAAGATTAGTTCCAAGAACAGAAAAACCAATTTTAGGTCAACAGTTCATCGTTGATGTAACTGCTGATATGGTTGATAGTGTTGATGGTTTAAATTTAGTATTAAACTCAAATACACAACCAGCAGATGTTATCTTTAATGAAAACTTTGAAGGTACATATACTTATAATTCAATTCTTAAAACAATTACAATTCAAGGTGAACGTATAAACGATACAAGTGAATCACTAAATAAAGTGATTGCATCAGTTATTTATAACGTTCCAGCAAATGCAAACCAAAATACACAAATGGGTTATAGTGTTAAATCAGGTGAAATCACTTATCGTGATCAAGATCCTAACCCAAATTATTTATCAACATTCTCTATAAGACCGTATCTATCAAATGTGGTGGCGGGCTTAAACTTAAGTACTGGTATTGTTATCCATCAAGTGGAAGGACATTATTTAGTAACTGATAGAGAAGGTAATCCGGTTGATCAAGCGGAAGTATTCTTAGTAACTCCAAGTGGAGATATTAGTTTAGGTTTAACTGATACAGATGGTTTACTATCTGATGAAGTGATTCCATCAACTATTGGTCAAACACAAATTTATGCAGTTAAAGGAAATGAAATTTCATTTAAAGTAAATGTTCATACTGTTTTACCATTTGGTGAATCAGCAAGTCCATTTAATATTAAAGTGAATGCTGCAGTTGATGGTTCAACAGCTAAAAATATTAGCTGGTTAACTAATCCAACATTAGGTACAGGTAACTCAATACTTCAAATGGCACTTAAATCTGATTATAATTCAAGAGGTGTAGCAGTATTTAAGAATTATGAAGGTAAGAATGTTATTGAACAATTTACTGGTGCAGCAGATGTTAACCAACGCTATGCCGTTAGAATTAACTATGCTGAAGCCTTAGATTTACAAGCAGGTAAAACTTATGTTTACCGTGTTGGTGATGGCCAAAATTGGTCAGATACAAGAGAAATTTCAACATCAATTAACAATTCAGAAACAAACTTCTTCATTTTAGGAGACGTTCAAACACATAACTACCAAGAATTAGCTAACTCATTAGCATCAATTAATCATTCTAAACGTTATGACTTTGGTATTTCAACAGGGGATTTAGTTGATGAATTAAGTAAGTGGGATCCATTCTATCAAACTTCAAGAGTACTTGCAGAATCATGGATTGGTAATGTAGACATGATTAGTGCTTTAGGTAACCATGAATACATGGGTGATGGTGATGGAAGAATTAGTGGTGCTTACTATAATTTACCTGGTCATGAAAATGGTCCAGTTACGCACTATTCAGTAAGATATGGTAGTGTTTATATTGCAGTTATTAACTTTACACAAGATAGAGCAGGTTTAATCAATTCATTAGAATGGATTGTTGAAGATGCTAATAATTCAGATGCTGCATGGAAAATCCTTGTTGCTCACCAACCAACATATTACACAAATATTATTGGTGGTAATGGACTATTCTATGAAGTTGTTCCACAATATGCAACTTTAGCTGGTATTGATTTTGTCTTCTCTGGACATGATCACTCATATGCAAGAACAAAACCAATGATTAATAATGTAGTTAATCAAGATGGTACTGTTTATGTAATTTCAGGTTCAATTGGTGAAAAATCATATTCAGCTTGGAATACACCTGAATTTAATTTCGAAATTGTATTAGATAATTATGATGCAGTTTACATGACTGTAACAGCAACTGATACTACATTTACATATAACTTATATGAAACAACAGGTGTTTTAGTTGATTCATATACAAAGACTAAAAATGTAGATAAGACTGGTGAAAGGTTCTATATTGAAGGCGATAGATTAATCTCTTCAGTAACTGGATATTCTATTCCTTTAGCAAGCTATACTGGATTTGCCTATGTTGAAGCAACTGGTGCTAAGAAGTACTTCATTGCTGGTAATGCAGTAAAGGGTTGGTTTAGTGTTTCAAATAAAACATATTATGCGTATAACGATGGTACTATTGCAACTGAAAATATTACAATTGAAAATGCTGATATGTATTTTGATGAAGATGGTGTATTCAAAGGTGGTGTAACAGGGTTTATAGAGTATCAAGGAAAAATTAGGTATTATGTAAATGGGGAGTACTTAACTTCTTGGCAAACTATTGAAGGGTATGTTTATTATTTTTCAACAGCTGATGGAACAATGCGATTTGGAGAAACAATCATTCACGGAGAAACAGAATTATTTGATAGCCTAGGGAGATTACAAAAGGGAAGATGGGTATATAGCAATTCTGGTATTCAGTACTACTTTGGATTACAAGTGAAAGGTTGGTATCAATTAAATGATGATTGGTATTATTTTTCTACAGCAAATGGAGTGATGAGAACTGGACAAACAAAAATCAGTTCAAAAGATTATGTATTTGATTCGACAGGTAAATTAGTTATTGGAGCCTTCGTGAATGAACTTAGTGGTACTCGATACTATTGGGGGCCAAATTATGTAACTGGTTGGCAAAAAATAGATGGTTTACTTTATTATTTTGATACATTGGGTTATATGGTAAAAGGGAATCAAACAATTAATGGTATTAGTTTAGAATTTAATAGTGATGGGGTATTTGTTGAAAAAATAGATTATCCTAATGGTTTCATTGAAAGTTATTTGGGTATAAGATATTACATAAATAATATTTATCAAACTGGATGGATTGATTATCAAGGACACAAATATTTTGCTGATAATCAAGGGTATTTAGTGATAAATAGATCTTTAAATATTGAAGGTATTGTATATGCATTTGATAAAGAAGGAAAACTTATTAATTCAAACAACATAACTCGACTCTATACTGTATATTTTGTTGATTACAATGGTAATCCGTTATCAATCCAGCAAATCTACCCAGGTGAAAGCGCATTTGCTCCTATTCCTCAAACAAGACTCGGATATACTTTTACTGGTTGGGATAAATCATTTGATGAAGTTATGTCTAATATGTATGTTTATGCAACATACGAAAAGACTTTAGTAAATGTAAACTTTGATATTGAAAATGTTACCATAGAAGGTCAAGAAAGTTTCCTATGGAATGAAAAAACTGCATATGATTTCATCGTACCTCTTGGGTATGAACTATTCTATTATGATGTGATTGGAGCTAATTATAAATTTAATGGTAATCGTATAGAAATCATTAATCCTTCTGAAGAAATTACAATTTATCTTTGGGCTAAACCTATATCTAATTTGCCAATACTAATGATTGATACCAATAATATTCCTATTTTGGATAAAGAAAATTATATTTCAGGAAGCGTACATTTAACAAATGCTGATGAATATGAAGATGTTTATGCCTCAATGGGTATTCGTGGACGAGGTAATTCAACTTGGAGTATGCCTAAAAAACCATATAGAATTAAATTTGACAAGAGGGTATCACTATTAGGAATGAAGTCAGCAAAAAATTATGTATTATTGGCGGATTATGCAGATAAATCATTATTAAGGAATTATTTAGCACATGAAATGGCTTCATATTTAAATACAAGTTATAAATTGCAGTATGAACATGTGGTTGTATATTTAAATGGAGAGTATCAAGGAATATATTTATTAACAGAACAAGTTCAAATTGACGAAAATCGTTTATGGATAGATGATAAAGATCAAGCATTTGATGCAGGGTTTTTAATTGAACTAGATTCTAGAGACAGGGCTATGGAAGAGGGAGAAGAAAATTTTGAATATATAATTGTTACTGGTAAATACTATGTAATTAAGTCACCAGATATGAGAGACTTTTCAGATTTAGTTAGAGAAGCAAAAATTAATTATATTAAATCTTATATTAGAGATATGGAACAATCATTTATAGATGGAACATATGAAAACTATATTGACATAGATTCTGCAATTGATTTTTGGATTATTCAAGAACTTTTCAAGAATAATGATGCAGCTTTCTCGAGTTTTTATTTTCATAAAGAGAAAAATGGAAAAATAAAGCTTGGACCATTATGGGATTTTGATATAGCTTTAGGTAATGTAAATTATAATGGAAATGACAACCCAGAGGGACTATGGGTAGAAACACAAAATGTGTGGCTTAAATCATTATTGTTATATAATATAGAATTTAGAGTGAAATACTATTCAAGATTTTTAGAAATTATTGAATTCTATGTTCCAATGCTATTAAATAACATGAATAATGAAGCTAATAGAATTAGAGAAGACGCAATTCGAAACTTTACTAAATGGAATATATTGGATAAATATGTATGGCCAAATCCTGACCCAGTTGTCTCAGCAAATACATATTCAAAACAAGTTAGATATATTACAGATTTTATAATTATCCGCACAGAATGGTTAAGAGAAACTTTAAAAAATAAACTTAATTAA
- a CDS encoding winged helix-turn-helix domain-containing protein — protein MSRLDFFKTTPIHKEYIILDYLSKNAKVTQRDISSVASISLAMVNQYLDTYEKEGYLSKVYLNNKNMEYHITEKGIQRKKYLNIKYLESARDVYQDAKANIKVFLNDIMSKGFRKILLYGAGDVADIILLVINSEPEINLEVCGIIDDNPAKHGSKIFSTKIIGINDLKVHEHDAVLIASYAYYEKMYDNLIKNNYDKNKILKYFG, from the coding sequence ATGAGTAGATTAGATTTTTTTAAAACAACACCAATTCATAAAGAATATATTATATTAGACTATCTAAGTAAAAATGCCAAAGTAACCCAACGTGACATTTCAAGTGTCGCGTCTATTTCATTGGCAATGGTTAATCAATACCTAGATACTTATGAAAAAGAAGGATATTTATCTAAGGTTTACTTAAATAATAAAAATATGGAATACCATATTACAGAAAAAGGAATACAGCGAAAAAAATATTTAAACATTAAATATTTAGAATCTGCTAGAGATGTATATCAAGATGCAAAAGCAAATATTAAAGTATTCTTAAATGACATTATGAGTAAGGGATTTAGAAAAATACTTTTATATGGCGCAGGAGATGTAGCAGATATTATTTTATTAGTGATTAATAGCGAACCAGAAATTAATTTAGAAGTTTGCGGGATTATTGATGATAATCCAGCAAAACATGGATCTAAAATATTTAGCACTAAAATTATTGGCATTAATGATTTAAAAGTTCATGAACATGATGCAGTTTTAATTGCTAGTTATGCATATTATGAAAAGATGTATGACAACTTAATTAAAAATAATTATGATAAAAACAAAATTTTAAAATACTTTGGATGA
- a CDS encoding nucleotide sugar dehydrogenase produces the protein MKITIVGTGYVGLSNAVLLSQFNEVTAFDINESKINLINQKISPIVDKELEEYITHKELKLKASIYEDVAFDNPKFIIIATPTNYDSQLNYFDTSSVDQTIEKINKRELKSTVIIKSTVPVGYTEEISKKYPNLEIIFSPEFLREGKALYDNLYPSRIIIGSNSENAKAFANLLLQGSLKENTPVLFTGSTEAEAIKLFSNTYLALRVAFFNELDTYAEIRGLNTKEIIEGVGLDPRIGSHYNNPSFGYGGYCLPKDTKQLLANYQDIPQNIMTAIVDANRTRKDHIAEMILSRKPNKVGIYRLVMKNDSDNFRSSSIQGIMKRIKAKGIEVIVFEPVLTEDTFYNSKVERDFEKFIAEADVIVSNRFYKELEKVKDKVYTRDIFNRD, from the coding sequence ATGAAAATTACAATTGTTGGAACTGGATATGTTGGGCTTTCAAATGCAGTATTATTAAGTCAATTTAATGAGGTAACTGCTTTTGATATTAATGAGTCAAAAATTAATTTGATTAATCAAAAAATATCTCCTATTGTCGATAAAGAATTAGAAGAATATATAACGCATAAAGAACTAAAATTAAAGGCATCTATATACGAAGATGTCGCATTTGATAATCCAAAATTTATTATAATTGCAACACCAACTAATTATGATTCTCAACTTAACTATTTTGATACGTCAAGTGTAGATCAAACAATCGAAAAAATAAACAAAAGAGAGCTTAAATCAACTGTAATTATTAAATCTACAGTACCTGTTGGGTATACCGAAGAAATAAGCAAGAAATATCCCAATTTAGAAATTATTTTTTCTCCTGAATTTTTAAGAGAGGGTAAAGCATTGTATGATAATCTTTATCCATCAAGAATAATTATTGGAAGTAATTCTGAAAATGCAAAAGCGTTTGCTAATTTGCTGCTTCAAGGATCGCTAAAAGAAAATACACCAGTATTATTTACGGGTTCAACAGAAGCTGAAGCAATTAAATTATTCTCTAATACATATTTAGCGTTAAGAGTCGCTTTCTTTAATGAATTAGATACTTATGCTGAGATAAGAGGATTAAATACAAAGGAAATTATAGAAGGGGTTGGATTAGATCCTAGAATTGGTAGTCATTATAATAATCCATCATTTGGATATGGAGGCTATTGCTTACCAAAAGATACTAAACAATTACTTGCTAATTATCAAGATATACCACAAAATATTATGACTGCAATTGTAGATGCAAATAGAACAAGAAAAGACCATATTGCAGAGATGATTCTAAGCCGCAAACCCAATAAAGTTGGTATTTACAGATTGGTTATGAAAAATGATTCTGATAATTTTAGATCCTCATCTATCCAAGGAATTATGAAGAGAATTAAAGCTAAAGGAATTGAAGTTATTGTGTTTGAACCGGTTTTAACTGAAGACACTTTTTATAATTCTAAAGTAGAAAGAGATTTTGAAAAGTTTATTGCAGAAGCAGATGTAATTGTATCTAATAGATTTTATAAAGAATTGGAAAAAGTTAAAGATAAGGTTTATACACGAGACATATTTAATAGAGACTAG
- a CDS encoding GDP-mannose 4,6-dehydratase yields MNKSILITGAAGFIGYHLAKKLLEKGLNIIGVDNLNDYYDVNLKKTRLSELLQFENFSFKKFDISDLASMESLFIQNSIDIVINLAAQAGVRYSIENPSVYIQSNIIGFYNILELCRKYPVRHLLYASSSSVYGANKKIPFEETDFVDNPVSLYAATKKSNELMAHTYSHLYKIPSTGLRFFTVYGPLGRPDMAYFSFTNKFFNNEPIQIFNNGNFDNDLYRDFTYVDDIVEGIERLIDIPPVDHNPMYRVLNIGNNNPEKLMVFINALENALSHSLGKEVELIKEFCPLKPGDVHKTYASTEKLEKLIGFKPKTPIQEGLVKFTDWYVKYYRKVNL; encoded by the coding sequence ATGAATAAAAGTATTTTAATTACGGGAGCAGCAGGATTTATAGGATACCATCTTGCCAAAAAATTATTAGAAAAAGGGCTAAATATAATTGGTGTTGATAACTTAAATGATTATTATGATGTGAACTTAAAAAAAACGAGATTAAGTGAATTACTTCAGTTTGAAAACTTTAGTTTTAAAAAGTTTGATATCTCAGATTTAGCGTCGATGGAATCACTTTTCATTCAAAATAGTATTGATATTGTGATTAATCTTGCAGCTCAAGCAGGAGTTAGATATTCAATTGAAAACCCAAGTGTTTACATTCAAAGTAATATCATTGGGTTTTATAATATTTTAGAATTATGTAGAAAGTATCCTGTTAGACACTTGTTATATGCATCAAGTAGTTCAGTTTATGGCGCAAACAAGAAAATTCCATTTGAGGAAACTGATTTTGTTGATAATCCTGTGTCTTTGTATGCTGCTACTAAAAAAAGCAATGAATTAATGGCTCATACATATAGTCATCTTTATAAAATTCCTAGTACAGGATTAAGATTCTTTACTGTATATGGACCACTTGGAAGACCAGATATGGCTTATTTTAGTTTTACAAATAAATTTTTCAATAATGAACCAATTCAAATTTTTAATAATGGTAATTTTGATAATGATTTATATAGAGACTTTACATATGTCGATGACATAGTGGAAGGAATCGAAAGATTGATTGATATTCCCCCAGTAGATCATAATCCTATGTATAGAGTACTTAATATAGGTAACAATAATCCTGAGAAATTAATGGTATTTATTAATGCGTTAGAAAATGCATTATCCCATTCTCTAGGTAAAGAAGTTGAACTAATAAAAGAATTTTGTCCATTAAAACCAGGCGATGTACATAAAACGTATGCCTCAACCGAAAAGTTAGAAAAATTAATAGGATTTAAACCTAAAACACCTATTCAAGAAGGATTAGTTAAATTTACAGATTGGTATGTAAAGTACTATAGAAAGGTTAATTTATGA
- a CDS encoding sugar transferase, translated as MYKIFKIIMDFLLSLIGIIILSPIFLVCIIWIKLDSKGPVLFKQKRVGKDKKLFYIWKFRTMRIDTPSDTPTHLLSNPDQWITKSGKFLRKTSLDELPQIFNILQGKMSIIGPRPALWNQYDLIDERDKYGANDILPGLTGYAQIKGRDELIIADKAKLDGYYKQNMNLWLDIKIFFGTIISVLKSDGVVEGKQNRDEKDIEK; from the coding sequence ATTTATAAAATTTTCAAAATAATAATGGACTTTTTATTATCTTTAATTGGAATTATTATTTTATCACCAATATTTTTAGTTTGTATTATATGGATAAAATTAGATTCTAAAGGACCGGTATTATTCAAGCAAAAGCGAGTTGGGAAAGACAAAAAACTTTTCTATATTTGGAAATTTAGGACAATGAGAATTGATACACCTTCTGATACACCCACACATCTTTTATCTAATCCAGATCAATGGATCACTAAATCTGGAAAATTTTTAAGAAAAACAAGTTTAGATGAATTACCACAAATATTTAATATTTTACAGGGTAAAATGTCGATAATTGGTCCTAGACCAGCCTTATGGAATCAATATGATCTTATTGATGAGAGAGATAAATATGGAGCAAACGATATTCTGCCTGGATTAACTGGATATGCACAAATAAAAGGCCGTGATGAACTGATTATTGCAGATAAAGCAAAATTAGATGGATACTACAAGCAGAATATGAATTTGTGGTTAGATATCAAGATTTTTTTTGGAACGATTATTAGTGTATTGAAATCAGATGGGGTTGTAGAAGGGAAACAAAATAGAGATGAAAAGGATATTGAAAAGTGA